A window of Zonotrichia leucophrys gambelii isolate GWCS_2022_RI chromosome 11, RI_Zleu_2.0, whole genome shotgun sequence contains these coding sequences:
- the LOC135452793 gene encoding C-signal-like, with protein sequence MAGLHVRSVLVTGANRGIGLGFVQHFLRMPNPPQWIFAGCRDPKGQRAQELQNLASKHPNIIIIPLEVSDPASIKAAAAKVGEHLGGSGLNLLINNAGVLKAKSLDDEMLQDMTETYTTNTAGPLLMGQAFLPLLKKAAQGSPGSGLSCSKAAIVNISSIAGSIASAFVWELKQIVSYRCSKAALNMLSKCQSLAYKEHGILCVALHPGWVQTDMGSAVGQPPPVTVDDSVQGMLKVLSSLSEKDTATFLDWEGNVIPW encoded by the exons ATGGCAGGGCTCCACGTCCGCTCCGTTCTGGTGACTGGGGCCAACCGAGGCATCGGCCTGGGGTTTGTCCAGCATTTCCTGAGGATGCCAAACCCACCTCAGTGGATCTTTGCAGGCTGTCGGGACCCCAAGGGACAGCGAGCACAG GAGTTGCAGAATTTGGCCTCCAAGCACCccaacatcatcatcatcccgCTCG AAGTCTCTGACCCCGCCAGCAtcaaggcagctgcagccaaggTTGGAGAGcacctggggggctctgggctcaACCTTCTCATCAACAATGCTGGAGTTTTGAAGGCAAAGTCTCTTGATGATGAGATGCTGCAGGACATGACTGAGACTTACACCACCAACACGGCTGGACCCCTGCTGATGGGCCAG GCATTTCTGCCCTTGCTGAagaaggctgcccagggcagcccaggctcagggctgagctgcagcaaggcTGCCATTGTCAACATATCCAGCATTGCCGGTTCCATCGCTTCTGCCTTTGTTTGGGAGTTGAAACAAATTGTCTCGTACCGCTGCAGCAAG GCTGCTCTGAACATGCTGAGCAAGTGCCAGTCCCTGGCGTACAAGGAGCACGGCATCCTCTGCGTCGCTCTCCACCCCGGCTGGGTGCAAACCGACATGGGCAGCGCTGTCGGACAACCG cccccagtgACAGTGGATGACAGCGTGCAAGGGATGCTGAAggtcctctcctccctctctgaGAAGGACACCGCCACCTTCCTGGACTGGGAAGGGAATGTCATTCCCTGGTGA
- the LOC135452762 gene encoding C-signal-like, with amino-acid sequence MAELCVSSVLVTGANRGLGLGFVQHFLRMPKPPQWIFATCRDPKGQRAQDLQNLASKHPNLVIIALEIGDPASIKAAAAKVEERLGGSGLNLLINNAGMVRPKMLEAETLEDMTETYTTNTAGPLLMGQAFLPLLKKAAQGSPGSGLSCNKAAIVNISSIGGSIASAFGWELMQVTSYRCSKAALNMLSKCQSLAYKEHGILCVALHPGWVQTDLGSAAGHAPPVTVDDSVQGMLKVLSSLSEKDTATFLDWEGNVIPW; translated from the exons ATGGCAGAGCTTTGTGTCAGCTCTGTTCTGGTGACTGGGGCCAACCGGGGACTCGGTCTGGGGTTTGTCCAGCATTTCCTGAGGATGCCAAAACCACCTCAGTGGATCTTTGCGACCTGTCGGGACCCCAAGGGACAGCGAGCACAg GACCTACAGAATTTGGCATCCAAACATCCCAACCTGGTCATCATCGCTCTTG AAATTGGCGACCCAGCCAGCAtcaaggcagctgcagccaaggTTGAGGAGcgcctggggggctctgggctcaACCTCCTCATCAACAATGCTGGAATGGTCAGGCCTAAGATGCTTGAGGCTGAAACACTGGAGGACATGACTGAGACTTACACCACCAACACAGCTGGACCCCTGCTGATGGGTCAG GCATTTCTGCCCTTGCTGAAGaaagctgcccagggcagcccaggctcagggctgagctgcaacAAGGCTGCCATTGTCAACATATCCAGCATTGGTGGCTCCATCGCTTCTGCCTTTGGTTGGGAGTTGATGCAAGTCACCTCATACCGCTGCAGCAAG GCTGCTCTGAACATGCTGAGCAAGTGCCAGTCCCTGGCGTACAAGGAGCACGGCATCCTCTGCGTCGCTCTCCACCCCGGCTGGGTGCAAACCGACTTGGGCAGCGCTGCCGGACACGCG cccccagtgACAGTGGATGACAGCGTGCAAGGGATGCTGAAggtcctctcctccctctctgaGAAGGACACCGCCACCTTCCTGGACTGGGAAGGGAATGTCATCCCCTGGTGA
- the LOC135452763 gene encoding C-signal-like translates to MAGLHVRSVLVTGANRGIGLGFVQHFLRMPNPPQWIFAGCRDPKGQRAQELQNLASKHPNIIIIPLEVSDPASIKAAAAKVGEHLGGSGLNLLINNAGVLKAKSLDDEMLQDMTETYTTNTAGPLLMGQAFLPLLKKAAQGSPGSGLSCSKAAIVNISSIAGSIASAFVWELKQIVSYRCSKAALNMLSKCQSLAYKEHGILCVALHPGWVQTDMGSAVGQPPPVTVDDSVQGMLKVLSSLSEKDTGTYLDWEGNVIPW, encoded by the exons ATGGCAGGGCTCCACGTCCGCTCCGTTCTGGTGACTGGGGCCAACCGAGGCATCGGCCTGGGGTTTGTCCAGCATTTCCTGAGGATGCCAAACCCACCTCAGTGGATCTTTGCAGGCTGTCGGGACCCCAAGGGACAGCGAGCACAG GAGTTGCAGAATTTGGCCTCCAAGCACCccaacatcatcatcatcccgCTCG AAGTCTCTGACCCCGCCAGCAtcaaggcagctgcagccaaggTTGGAGAGcacctggggggctctgggctcaACCTTCTCATCAACAATGCTGGAGTTTTGAAGGCAAAGTCTCTTGATGATGAGATGCTGCAGGACATGACTGAGACTTACACCACCAACACGGCTGGACCCCTGCTGATGGGCCAG GCATTTCTGCCCTTGCTGAagaaggctgcccagggcagcccaggctcagggctgagctgcagcaaggcTGCCATTGTCAACATATCCAGCATTGCCGGTTCCATCGCTTCTGCCTTTGTTTGGGAGTTGAAACAAATTGTCTCCTACCGCTGCAGCAAG GCTGCTCTGAACATGCTGAGCAAGTGCCAGTCCCTGGCGTACAAGGAGCACGGCATCCTCTGCGTCGCTCTCCACCCCGGCTGGGTGCAAACCGACATGGGCAGCGCTGTCGGACAACCG cccccagtgACAGTGGATGACAGCGTGCAAGGGATGCTGAAggtcctctcctccctctctgaGAAGGACACCGGCACCTACCTGGACTGGGAAGGGAATGTCATCCCCTGGTGA
- the LOC135452790 gene encoding C-signal-like — MAGLHVRSVLVTGANRGIGLGFVQHFLRMPNPPQWIFAGCRDPKGQRAQELQNLASKHPNIIIIPLEVSDPASIKAAAAKVGEHLGGSGLNLLINNAGIAKPCSLDNETLEDMIQVYTTNTAGPLLMGQAFLPLLKKAAQGSPGSGLSCSKAAIVNISSIAGSIDTMYVWEFGQVVSYRCSKAALNMLGKCQSLAYKEHGILCVTFHPGWVQTDMGGGGGSFKPPLTVDDSVQGMLKVLSSISEKETGAFLDWEGKVVPW, encoded by the exons ATGGCAGGGCTCCACGTCCGCTCCGTTCTGGTGACTGGGGCCAACCGAGGCATTGGCCTGGGGTTTGTCCAGCATTTCCTGAGGATGCCAAACCCACCTCAGTGGATCTTTGCAGGCTGTCGGGACCCCAAGGGACAGCGAGCACAG GAGTTGCAGAATTTGGCCTCCAAGCACCccaacatcatcatcatcccgCTCG AAGTCTCTGACCCCGCCAGCAtcaaggcagctgcagccaaggTTGGGGAGcacctggggggctctgggctcaACCTCCTCATCAACAATGCTGGAATTGCAAAGCCATGCTCCCTTGATAATGAAACACTGGAGGATATGATACAGGTTTACACCACCAACACGGCTGGACCCCTGCTGATGGGCCAG GCATTTCTGCCCTTGCTGAagaaggctgcccagggcagcccaggctcagggctgagctgcagcaaggcTGCCATCGTCAACATATCCAGCATTGCCGGCTCCATTGACACTATGTATGTGTGGGAGTTTGGACAAGTTGTCTCGTACCGCTGCAGCAAG GCTGCTCTGAACATGCTGGGCAAGTGCCAGTCCCTGGCGTACAAGGAGCACGGCATCCTCTGCGTCACTTTCCACCCCGGCTGGGTGCAAACTGATATGGGGGGTGGAGGAGGATCATTCAAG cctcccctgaCAGTGGATGACAGCGTGCAAGGGATGCTGAAGGTGCTGTCCTCCATCTCTGAGAAGGAGACTGGGGCCTTCCTggactgggaagggaaggtCGTGCCCTGGTGA
- the LOC135452753 gene encoding C-signal-like: MAGLHVRSVLVTGANRGIGLGFVQHFLRMPNPPQWIFAGCRDPKGQRAQELQNLASKHPNIIIIPLEVSDPASIKAAAAKVGEHLGGSGLNLLINNAGVLKAKSLDDEMLQDMTETYTTNTAGPLLMGQAFLPLLKKAAQGSPGSGLSCNKAAIVNISSIAGSIASAFGWELIQIVSYRCSKAALNMLSKCQSLAYKEHGILCVALHPGWVQTDMGSAVGQPPPVTVDDSVQGMLKVLSSLSEKDTGTFLDWEGNVIPW; this comes from the exons ATGGCAGGGCTCCACGTCCGCTCCGTTCTGGTGACTGGGGCCAACCGAGGCATCGGCCTGGGGTTTGTCCAGCATTTCCTGAGGATGCCAAACCCACCTCAGTGGATCTTTGCAGGCTGTCGGGACCCCAAGGGACAGCGAGCACAG GAGTTGCAGAATTTGGCCTCCAAGCACCccaacatcatcatcatcccgCTCG AAGTCTCTGACCCCGCCAGCAtcaaggcagctgcagccaaggTTGGAGAGcacctggggggctctgggctcaACCTTCTCATCAACAATGCTGGAGTTTTGAAGGCAAAGTCTCTTGATGATGAGATGCTGCAGGACATGACTGAGACTTACACCACCAACACGGCTGGACCCCTGCTGATGGGCCAG GCATTTCTGCCCTTGCTGAagaaggctgcccagggcagcccaggctcagggctgagctgcaacAAGGCTGCCATTGTCAACATATCCAGCATTGCCGGTTCCATCGCTTCTGCCTTTGGTTGGGAGTTGATACAAATTGTCTCCTACCGCTGCAGCAAG GCTGCTCTGAACATGCTGAGCAAGTGCCAGTCCCTGGCGTACAAGGAGCACGGCATCCTCTGCGTCGCTCTCCACCCCGGCTGGGTGCAAACCGACATGGGCAGCGCTGTCGGACAACCG cccccagtgACAGTGGATGACAGCGTGCAAGGGATGCTGAAggtcctctcctccctctctgaGAAGGACACCGGCACCTTCCTGGACTGGGAAGGGAATGTCATTCCCTGGTGA
- the LOC135452794 gene encoding C-signal-like, whose amino-acid sequence MAGLHVRSVLVTGANRGIGLGFVQHFLRMPNPPQWIFAGCRDPKGQRAQELQNLASKHPNIIIIPLEVSDPASIKAAAAKVGEHLGGSGLNLLINNAGVLKAKSLDDEMLQDMTETYTTNTAGPLLMGQAFLPLLKKAAQGSPGSGLSCSKAAIVNISSIAGSIASAFVWELKQIVSYRCSKAALNMLSKCQSLAYKEHGILCVALHPGWVQTDMGSAVGQPPPVTVDDSVQGMLKVLSSLSEKDTGTFLDWEGNVIPW is encoded by the exons ATGGCAGGGCTCCACGTCCGCTCCGTTCTGGTGACTGGGGCCAACCGAGGCATCGGCCTGGGGTTTGTCCAGCATTTCCTGAGGATGCCAAACCCACCTCAGTGGATCTTTGCAGGCTGTCGGGACCCCAAGGGACAGCGAGCACAG GAGTTGCAGAATTTGGCCTCCAAGCACCccaacatcatcatcatcccgCTCG AAGTCTCTGACCCCGCCAGCAtcaaggcagctgcagccaaggTTGGAGAGcacctggggggctctgggctcaACCTTCTCATCAACAATGCTGGAGTTTTGAAGGCAAAGTCTCTTGATGATGAGATGCTGCAGGACATGACTGAGACTTACACCACCAACACGGCTGGACCCCTGCTGATGGGCCAG GCATTTCTGCCCTTGCTGAagaaggctgcccagggcagcccaggctcagggctgagctgcagcaaggcTGCCATTGTCAACATATCCAGCATTGCCGGTTCCATCGCTTCTGCCTTTGTTTGGGAGTTGAAACAAATTGTCTCGTACCGCTGCAGCAAG GCTGCTCTGAACATGCTGAGCAAGTGCCAGTCCCTGGCGTACAAGGAGCACGGCATCCTCTGCGTCGCTCTCCACCCCGGCTGGGTGCAAACCGACATGGGCAGCGCTGTCGGACAACCG cccccagtgACAGTGGATGACAGCGTGCAAGGGATGCTGAAggtcctctcctccctctctgaGAAGGACACCGGCACCTTCCTGGACTGGGAAGGGAATGTCATTCCCTGGTGA